A genomic stretch from Bacillus sp. E(2018) includes:
- a CDS encoding GDSL-type esterase/lipase family protein, whose product MSDEHTSYEWLLTAIGDSLTVGVGAPVFGKGYVGRFVNFTQTTFDKHILVKNFAVTGTTSEEILNSLSDKEIKRSIKDSKIILITAGGNDLIQAAFKYMFTKEEELIYLALENCKKNLNKIFKKIYKLKRNSTEPFIIRICTLYNPYFKWSKAMQWVNMFNDLIKSYEKMPFVKVADLYSVFMGRESELVCFDTIHPNKKGYQVIAVSLFDLGFPEIE is encoded by the coding sequence ATGTCTGATGAACATACTTCATATGAATGGCTGTTAACGGCGATCGGTGATTCCTTAACTGTTGGAGTAGGAGCACCGGTGTTTGGTAAAGGATATGTTGGAAGATTTGTGAACTTCACACAAACCACTTTTGATAAGCACATCTTAGTAAAAAACTTCGCAGTAACGGGTACAACTTCTGAAGAGATATTAAATTCCTTAAGCGATAAAGAGATCAAACGGTCGATTAAGGATTCTAAAATCATATTAATCACAGCTGGTGGTAATGATCTTATTCAAGCGGCTTTTAAATATATGTTTACGAAAGAAGAGGAATTGATCTATCTGGCGCTTGAAAATTGCAAAAAAAATCTGAACAAAATTTTTAAGAAGATCTATAAATTAAAAAGAAACTCAACAGAGCCGTTTATCATCAGAATATGCACGTTGTATAATCCGTACTTTAAATGGAGTAAAGCTATGCAATGGGTCAACATGTTTAACGATTTGATCAAGAGCTATGAGAAGATGCCATTTGTAAAAGTAGCAGATCTATACAGTGTCTTTATGGGAAGAGAGAGTGAGCTCGTTTGTTTTGATACGATTCATCCAAACAAAAAAGGCTATCAAGTCATAGCCGTTTCACTATTTGATTTAGGTTTTCCTGAAATCGAGTAA
- the dat gene encoding D-amino-acid transaminase — protein sequence MENSYVLYHDQIIKDGSIPVDPQDRGYLFGDGIYEVVFVYDKKPFAFKEHFARFEQSAKKLELAMPYDVSTFKKHTDELISKNNIENGMVYIQMTRGVAPRNHLYERNMQSVVTGFAKSVSLENIAKSQASGISTYLTEDIRWLRCDIKSLNLLGNVMAKRKAADYDCQEAIQHRDGTVTEGSSSNVFIVKNGTLKTHPSTNLILNGITRQIVITLAKVNGISVLEEAFSVDDLLSADEVFITSTTMEVTPVTKLVGSENQTYDIGPVTLKLQDHFKRQIIKNTSVLN from the coding sequence ATGGAAAATTCATACGTTTTGTATCATGATCAAATTATCAAAGACGGATCGATACCAGTTGATCCCCAAGACAGAGGCTACCTTTTCGGAGATGGAATCTATGAAGTGGTGTTTGTTTATGACAAAAAACCTTTTGCGTTTAAAGAGCATTTCGCGAGGTTTGAACAAAGTGCAAAGAAACTAGAACTTGCAATGCCCTATGATGTTTCTACGTTTAAAAAGCATACAGATGAACTGATCAGTAAGAACAACATTGAGAATGGAATGGTCTACATTCAGATGACTCGTGGAGTCGCACCCAGAAATCATCTTTATGAAAGAAATATGCAAAGTGTTGTTACAGGTTTTGCAAAATCTGTTTCACTTGAAAACATTGCGAAATCTCAAGCAAGTGGAATCAGCACGTATTTAACAGAAGATATCCGTTGGCTGCGCTGTGACATTAAAAGCTTAAACCTACTTGGCAATGTGATGGCAAAACGGAAAGCTGCAGATTATGACTGTCAAGAAGCGATTCAGCACAGAGATGGAACAGTAACAGAAGGATCATCATCCAACGTATTTATCGTAAAAAATGGAACATTGAAAACACATCCAAGTACAAATCTGATCTTAAATGGTATCACTAGACAAATCGTGATTACACTAGCAAAAGTAAATGGGATCTCCGTTTTAGAAGAAGCATTCTCTGTAGATGACCTTTTAAGTGCAGACGAGGTTTTCATTACAAGTACAACGATGGAAGTAACACCAGTGACCAAACTTGTAGGCTCAGAGAATCAAACATACGATATTGGTCCTGTAACACTTAAACTGCAAGACCACTTTAAAAGACAGATAATAAAGAATACTTCTGTCCTTAACTAG
- a CDS encoding DUF2515 family protein — protein sequence MMTSKRLFTKLTLIPFELVINAFPFFHREKVIWQLSKEQRMLLQDEWKRIKRRNGEVKINLQSNSKELVRRIKAETKRYNKNNVTRTSAYLTFYNKHPEISWSFLAHMVSRNAGYFMSDLKGEFLPHILEETFLTKLYDMLEKGNSMIFEDAYPQLLLYEESKRTGISLFHLSHHFNVSPFIEGVWEIYIRQENQGFLLPVAQIINEQSHIEKALVQTEEYKELLNSITYRLQEWLKLSQILFPTWPLKQSIGRNMNHFKNLNERIRLGQNLYSTLFQTQFATKIHRFANAIPHTGSRCDYDHNSFTAIYPSPDKFPKEKLSFFKVKNNTKIYSPFLLDVWKHSFSGPYLDSNWFDDEEYVLKKMKLVNKPSPSTWMTYWSGLHKIESVFLFNKYCKMLKKNRNL from the coding sequence ATGATGACATCAAAACGGTTATTTACAAAATTAACACTCATCCCGTTCGAATTGGTCATAAATGCCTTTCCCTTTTTTCATAGAGAAAAAGTTATCTGGCAACTCAGTAAAGAGCAGAGGATGTTGCTACAAGATGAATGGAAAAGAATAAAAAGAAGAAACGGAGAAGTTAAGATCAATCTTCAAAGCAATAGCAAAGAGCTAGTTAGAAGAATCAAAGCAGAGACGAAACGCTATAACAAAAATAATGTTACACGTACCTCAGCTTATTTAACGTTCTATAATAAACATCCTGAGATCTCATGGTCATTTTTAGCTCATATGGTTTCTAGAAACGCTGGATATTTTATGAGTGATCTTAAAGGAGAGTTCTTACCACACATTCTTGAAGAAACATTTCTAACAAAATTGTACGACATGCTTGAAAAAGGAAACAGTATGATTTTTGAGGATGCATATCCTCAGCTTCTTTTATACGAAGAGAGTAAAAGAACAGGGATATCTCTGTTTCATCTTAGTCATCATTTCAACGTTTCTCCTTTTATTGAAGGCGTTTGGGAGATTTATATACGTCAAGAAAATCAAGGCTTTTTACTTCCTGTCGCACAGATTATTAATGAACAAAGTCATATTGAAAAAGCACTTGTTCAAACAGAAGAATATAAAGAATTATTAAATTCGATCACATATCGTCTACAAGAATGGTTGAAACTGTCGCAAATATTGTTTCCTACATGGCCGTTGAAACAATCCATTGGAAGAAACATGAACCATTTTAAGAACCTTAATGAAAGAATTCGGTTGGGACAAAATTTGTACTCCACATTATTTCAAACACAGTTTGCAACGAAGATACACAGGTTTGCGAATGCTATTCCTCATACGGGATCGCGATGTGATTATGATCACAATAGTTTTACTGCTATCTATCCTTCTCCGGATAAGTTTCCTAAAGAAAAGCTCTCTTTTTTTAAAGTGAAAAATAACACGAAAATATATAGTCCATTTCTTCTAGATGTTTGGAAGCACAGCTTTAGTGGACCTTATCTTGATTCGAATTGGTTTGATGATGAAGAGTATGTATTAAAGAAGATGAAGTTAGTGAATAAACCTTCTCCTTCCACATGGATGACGTATTGGTCTGGTCTACACAAAATAGAGTCTGTGTTTCTTTTTAATAAATATTGTAAGATGCTCAAAAAAAATAGAAACCTTTGA
- a CDS encoding GDSL-type esterase/lipase family protein, translating to MKKRYIISLFVLLLVSSAVGWYYYPQYKIAQIRKESVINQDASSDSKQITYLDYLKKSPKTTFNHLVLGDSVAEGRGSEGGGFASKVNENLQNLTGKTISLENQGVSGFTSQGLLNQLEIPAVQQSVEKADIISINIGGNDLVQIAKQQGPLKAIQSYDDVKNEYQKNLNDIFENIRKHNPNAIIVLNELYNVVNAEQKYYPATEKLLNDWNLIAYETALSHKPALVVPVSDALQTEDMDKWLFDSIHPNEEGYERIANKTVTTFQNQSYKVVQ from the coding sequence ATGAAAAAAAGATATATCATCTCCTTGTTTGTTTTGCTGTTGGTCTCAAGTGCAGTCGGGTGGTACTACTATCCACAATATAAAATAGCCCAAATTAGAAAAGAATCGGTGATCAACCAAGATGCTTCTTCGGATTCTAAGCAGATCACTTATCTTGATTATTTGAAAAAATCTCCAAAGACCACTTTTAATCACCTTGTACTCGGTGATTCTGTTGCTGAAGGTAGAGGCTCTGAAGGAGGAGGTTTCGCAAGTAAAGTTAATGAAAACCTTCAGAATTTAACAGGTAAAACCATCAGCCTAGAAAATCAGGGTGTTTCCGGGTTTACGAGTCAAGGATTATTGAATCAATTGGAGATTCCAGCCGTTCAACAATCTGTTGAAAAAGCAGATATCATTTCGATCAATATCGGCGGTAATGACCTCGTACAAATAGCAAAACAACAAGGCCCTCTAAAAGCTATACAAAGTTATGATGATGTTAAAAATGAATATCAGAAGAATTTAAATGACATTTTTGAAAACATCAGAAAACATAACCCGAATGCAATAATCGTTTTGAATGAATTATACAACGTTGTGAATGCTGAACAAAAATATTACCCAGCTACTGAAAAGCTTTTAAATGATTGGAATTTAATTGCTTACGAAACAGCACTTTCACACAAACCTGCTCTGGTTGTACCTGTTAGTGATGCTCTTCAAACAGAAGATATGGATAAATGGCTTTTTGATTCAATCCATCCTAATGAAGAAGGATACGAGCGAATTGCGAATAAAACCGTTACAACGTTTCAAAATCAATCTTATAAAGTGGTACAATAA
- a CDS encoding DUF502 domain-containing protein — protein sequence MKKILKYFINGLLTILPIVLAVYLIYKIFGFLDSILGNLLKDVLKDDYIPGIGLITTLVLITVLGWMSTQYVSGKLFSLIDRVLEKTPFVKTIYSVIKDTIHSLFGEKRSFSKVVLIEYPELNVKSVGFVTTEDVSSLSDELADHVAVYIPQTFQIAGFTFLVPKDKIKILDVKPEDAMKFLLSGGVATK from the coding sequence ATGAAAAAAATACTCAAGTACTTTATAAATGGACTGCTGACTATCCTTCCGATCGTGTTAGCTGTTTATCTGATTTATAAGATTTTTGGATTTTTAGACAGCATCCTTGGTAATTTATTAAAAGATGTTCTAAAAGACGATTATATACCCGGCATCGGACTTATTACTACGCTTGTACTGATTACTGTCTTAGGTTGGATGTCTACTCAATATGTATCAGGAAAATTATTTAGTCTAATCGATCGCGTGCTAGAGAAGACACCTTTTGTTAAAACGATTTATTCTGTGATAAAAGATACGATCCACTCTCTTTTTGGAGAGAAAAGATCTTTTTCCAAGGTTGTGCTGATTGAATATCCTGAACTGAATGTAAAAAGTGTTGGTTTTGTTACGACAGAAGATGTAAGTAGTTTAAGTGATGAGTTAGCAGATCACGTTGCTGTTTACATCCCTCAGACGTTTCAGATAGCAGGTTTCACTTTTTTAGTACCAAAAGACAAAATCAAAATTCTTGATGTAAAACCTGAAGATGCCATGAAGTTTTTATTATCTGGTGGCGTTGCAACTAAATAA
- the argS gene encoding arginine--tRNA ligase, translating to MNGKHLFAAYLQERIGNDLTLDQIEASIEKPKQIQHGDLAFPCFQLAKIFKKSPNEIAKTLAQGNISGEFEKVEAVGSYVNVFFNKKAAAVSLLSQILKEKNAYADHRFGNGKTIVLDLSSPNIAKPFSMGHLRSTVIGSSIAAISEKCGYQTVKINYIGDWGTQFGKLISAYLKWGEENKVRNNPIEELTKLYVRFHEEAETDPSLNDEGRMWFKKLEDHDPKAKELWIWFKEVSLEAFQNIYKLLDVQFDSYNGEAYFNNKMAATVNALKDMNLLELSEGAQVVRVGDDLPPCLIKKKDGATLYATRDITAAIYRKNTYDFDEAFYVVGHEQSLHFEQVKRVLKKLGHDWADHMHHVPFGLILQNGKKMSTRKGKTVLLETVILEAVKLAEQNIKSKNPELTDLPSVARQVGVGAVIFHDLKNEKGNDVEFSLEMMLKFEGDTGPYVQYTAARIQTLLNKGNFNGSVSQELSIGSESWEILSVLSEFPEVIELAFHRKEPSIISKYVLKLSHKFNHYYAHVKILDSKETPDRLALCAAVQIVLKEGLRLLGVQTPNRM from the coding sequence ATGAACGGAAAACATTTATTTGCAGCTTATTTACAAGAACGCATCGGTAACGATTTAACCTTGGACCAAATTGAAGCCTCTATTGAAAAGCCAAAACAGATTCAACATGGTGATCTAGCATTTCCTTGTTTTCAGTTAGCTAAAATCTTTAAGAAATCTCCAAATGAAATCGCAAAAACTTTAGCTCAAGGAAACATCTCAGGTGAGTTTGAGAAAGTGGAAGCTGTAGGGAGCTATGTGAATGTTTTCTTTAATAAAAAAGCAGCCGCTGTATCATTGCTGAGTCAAATTTTAAAAGAGAAGAACGCATATGCCGACCATCGTTTCGGTAATGGAAAAACGATTGTTTTAGATCTTTCCTCACCAAACATCGCAAAGCCTTTTTCGATGGGACATCTACGCTCAACCGTAATCGGTTCCTCGATAGCGGCGATCAGTGAGAAATGCGGTTACCAGACAGTTAAAATCAATTATATTGGAGATTGGGGAACTCAGTTTGGAAAATTGATTTCAGCGTATTTAAAATGGGGCGAGGAAAATAAAGTACGAAATAATCCGATCGAAGAGCTGACTAAACTTTACGTGCGTTTTCATGAAGAAGCTGAAACAGATCCATCTTTAAATGATGAAGGTAGAATGTGGTTTAAGAAATTAGAAGATCATGATCCAAAAGCTAAAGAATTATGGATTTGGTTTAAAGAAGTATCTTTAGAGGCTTTTCAGAACATTTATAAGTTATTGGATGTCCAATTCGATTCCTATAACGGTGAAGCCTATTTTAATAACAAAATGGCTGCTACTGTAAATGCATTGAAAGATATGAATTTGTTAGAACTCTCAGAAGGTGCTCAGGTTGTCAGGGTAGGTGATGATCTACCACCGTGTTTGATCAAAAAAAAAGACGGTGCCACTTTATATGCCACACGAGACATTACGGCTGCTATATATAGAAAGAACACGTACGATTTTGATGAAGCGTTCTATGTTGTCGGTCACGAACAATCTCTTCATTTTGAACAAGTGAAACGAGTCCTAAAAAAGCTCGGGCATGATTGGGCGGACCACATGCACCATGTTCCATTCGGTCTCATTTTACAGAACGGTAAGAAGATGAGCACTCGAAAAGGAAAAACAGTCCTCTTAGAAACTGTAATTTTAGAAGCAGTTAAGTTAGCAGAACAAAATATTAAAAGTAAAAATCCTGAACTCACAGATTTACCGAGTGTCGCGCGTCAAGTAGGAGTAGGTGCCGTTATCTTTCATGATTTGAAAAACGAGAAAGGAAACGATGTGGAATTCTCGCTTGAGATGATGCTCAAGTTCGAGGGTGATACAGGACCATATGTGCAGTATACAGCAGCTAGGATTCAAACATTATTAAACAAAGGGAACTTTAACGGAAGTGTTTCACAAGAGTTGTCCATCGGATCAGAGAGCTGGGAGATTTTATCGGTGTTAAGTGAGTTTCCTGAAGTTATTGAACTGGCTTTTCATAGAAAAGAACCTTCTATTATTTCAAAATATGTCTTAAAACTATCTCATAAGTTCAATCATTATTATGCCCATGTGAAAATCTTAGATAGTAAAGAAACGCCAGACAGACTAGCGCTTTGTGCAGCAGTTCAAATCGTTCTGAAAGAAGGATTAAGATTATTAGGCGTGCAAACACCGAATAGAATGTAA
- the proC gene encoding pyrroline-5-carboxylate reductase — MLKYRNITFIGAGSMAEAMISGLINKAGISPDRIIAANYTNENRRLELTNKYNITTTSVRELSLSNTDVIILAVKPKQAEEVIQQLRPALQDHHVILSVLAGISTSYIEEIIDRSLPIVRVMPNTSSMIGESITGISAGKYVKNEDLDLAQELSKAIGKVKIISEKQMDVFTGLAGSGPAYFYYLLEHMEDVAVENGLDRELARDIAAQTLYGASKMVMESSDSPAELRKKVTSPNGTTAAGLEALDENGGGVAIEKAVEHAAKRSKSLRKEFEKVPVM; from the coding sequence ATGTTAAAATACAGAAATATTACGTTTATTGGTGCAGGTTCAATGGCAGAAGCAATGATTTCGGGATTGATCAACAAAGCCGGAATTTCTCCAGATCGAATCATAGCCGCGAACTACACGAATGAAAACAGAAGATTAGAACTAACTAACAAATACAACATTACAACAACTTCAGTTCGAGAACTTTCACTAAGTAATACAGACGTGATTATTCTTGCGGTAAAACCAAAACAAGCGGAAGAAGTAATTCAACAACTTAGACCCGCTCTTCAAGATCACCATGTCATTTTATCCGTTCTTGCCGGAATTTCAACATCGTATATAGAGGAGATCATCGACAGATCTTTACCAATTGTTCGCGTGATGCCTAATACTTCAAGTATGATTGGTGAATCCATCACAGGTATTAGTGCCGGTAAGTATGTGAAAAATGAAGATTTGGATTTAGCTCAAGAATTATCGAAAGCAATCGGTAAAGTGAAGATTATTTCCGAAAAACAGATGGATGTTTTCACTGGATTAGCCGGTAGTGGCCCAGCGTATTTCTATTATTTACTTGAACACATGGAAGATGTAGCTGTAGAAAACGGACTTGATCGTGAACTAGCCCGTGATATTGCAGCTCAGACGCTTTATGGTGCAAGTAAGATGGTGATGGAATCCTCTGATTCACCCGCTGAACTAAGAAAGAAAGTAACTTCACCAAATGGTACGACGGCTGCAGGTCTAGAAGCACTTGATGAGAATGGCGGTGGTGTTGCCATTGAAAAAGCCGTGGAACATGCTGCAAAACGATCAAAATCACTCAGAAAAGAATTCGAAAAAGTTCCTGTTATGTAA
- the msrA gene encoding peptide-methionine (S)-S-oxide reductase MsrA has translation MNNYAKATFAGGCFWCMVTPFEEWPGIISVESGYTGGHKENPTYKEVCSETTGHFEAVQITFDPSIISYEKIVSVFWKQIDPTDAGGQFYDRGDSYRTAIFYHDDEQKTIAEESKKELEESGRFDKPIATLILPADTFYPAEEYHQDYHKKNPFHYKRYRQGSGRDVFIKSHWVDKGQKEEILKTLNPLQYNVTQNDATEPPFQNEFWNHTEEGIYVDIVSGEPLFSSLDKFDSSCGWPSFTKPVRSSTVEEKEDLSHGMIRTEVRSKDADSHLGHVFTDGPRDRGGLRYCINSAALRFIPKNELKEKGYGEYLTLFEQK, from the coding sequence ATGAATAACTATGCAAAAGCTACTTTTGCTGGAGGTTGCTTTTGGTGTATGGTCACACCATTTGAAGAGTGGCCAGGCATCATTTCTGTAGAATCGGGCTATACAGGTGGTCACAAAGAGAATCCGACTTACAAAGAAGTCTGCAGTGAGACAACAGGCCATTTTGAAGCAGTCCAAATTACATTTGATCCATCCATCATTTCGTATGAAAAAATCGTCTCTGTGTTTTGGAAGCAAATTGATCCGACTGATGCTGGCGGACAATTTTACGACCGTGGCGATTCCTACCGTACAGCCATCTTCTATCATGATGATGAACAGAAAACGATTGCTGAGGAATCAAAAAAGGAACTAGAAGAAAGCGGGCGATTCGACAAACCGATTGCAACTTTAATTTTACCTGCTGATACATTTTATCCCGCTGAAGAATATCATCAGGATTATCATAAAAAAAATCCTTTTCATTATAAGCGTTATCGTCAAGGCTCAGGAAGAGATGTCTTTATCAAATCCCACTGGGTAGACAAGGGGCAAAAAGAAGAAATACTTAAAACTTTAAATCCTTTGCAATATAACGTTACCCAAAACGACGCAACAGAACCTCCTTTTCAAAATGAATTTTGGAACCATACAGAAGAAGGGATCTATGTAGATATCGTTTCTGGGGAACCTCTTTTTAGTTCTTTAGACAAATTCGATAGCAGCTGTGGATGGCCAAGTTTTACAAAACCAGTTCGTTCATCTACTGTTGAAGAAAAAGAAGACTTATCTCACGGTATGATCAGAACGGAAGTAAGAAGTAAGGATGCAGATTCTCATTTAGGACATGTATTCACTGATGGTCCTCGAGATCGAGGAGGTCTAAGATATTGCATAAATTCTGCAGCACTTCGTTTTATTCCTAAGAACGAATTAAAAGAAAAAGGATACGGAGAATATCTCACACTTTTTGAACAAAAATAG
- a CDS encoding group-specific protein encodes MKFYVASGFQNKELVKRIGIDLQNKLQWQLTYDWTRNERAETKEELAEIGKKEYEAVMEADITIIILPGGKGCHTELGIALGNKKTVILHDPEGVLKKLAEATTFYFLPEIIHWNGVVEELPALCSSSVPYCTTL; translated from the coding sequence ATGAAATTTTACGTGGCCTCAGGATTTCAAAATAAAGAACTTGTAAAAAGGATTGGAATAGATCTTCAAAATAAACTACAGTGGCAGCTGACTTATGATTGGACAAGAAACGAAAGAGCAGAGACGAAAGAAGAGTTGGCTGAAATAGGTAAGAAAGAATATGAAGCAGTCATGGAAGCTGACATAACGATCATAATTTTACCTGGTGGAAAAGGGTGTCATACAGAGCTTGGTATTGCTTTGGGGAATAAGAAAACTGTAATCTTGCACGATCCAGAAGGTGTGCTGAAGAAATTAGCAGAAGCCACTACATTTTATTTTCTGCCAGAGATCATACATTGGAATGGGGTAGTAGAAGAACTGCCTGCATTATGCAGTTCTTCTGTACCTTATTGTACCACTTTATAA
- a CDS encoding MATE family efflux transporter has protein sequence MIQTYSLSDKYKNFLILVIPVLITQLGLYAMNFLDTVMSGRSGADQLAGVAIGSSLWVPIFTGLNGILMALTPIVSQLVGAKNTKNVPRSVMQAVYLSVVISVIVVVLGSMVLDPILEAMTLEKEVEHVARGYLIALSFGILPLFLYGALRSFIDALGQTRITMFITLVGLPVNAIFNYLLIFGKGGFPELGGIGAGVATAITYWVTAVITVLIVVKVNPFRGYKLFRNFYKPSLTAWKEQLKIGVPIGLAIFFEVSIFAAVTLLMSDFNTITIAAHQAALNFASFLYMLPLSISFALTIAVGFEVGAKRFKDAAQYSYIGIVTAVGFALILSGLLLIFDEQVASMYSNEDEVIQLTTSFLWYAVFFQLADAIGAPIQGALRGYKDVNVTFMLSFISYWVLGLPVGYYLANFTTLGAYGYWIGLISGLTAGAIILFTRLKYIQSHSYSTSEQK, from the coding sequence ATGATACAGACATATTCGTTAAGTGATAAATACAAGAACTTCTTAATCCTAGTGATTCCAGTTTTGATTACACAGTTAGGCTTATATGCCATGAACTTTTTAGATACCGTTATGAGCGGAAGATCTGGGGCTGATCAACTCGCAGGTGTAGCCATCGGATCGAGTTTATGGGTTCCTATCTTCACTGGACTAAATGGTATCCTAATGGCATTAACACCGATCGTATCACAGTTAGTAGGGGCTAAAAACACAAAAAATGTACCTCGGTCCGTAATGCAAGCTGTCTATTTATCAGTCGTAATCTCCGTGATCGTTGTTGTATTAGGATCAATGGTTTTAGATCCTATTCTAGAAGCGATGACTCTAGAAAAAGAAGTGGAACACGTTGCAAGAGGCTATCTAATCGCACTCTCTTTCGGAATTCTTCCGTTGTTTTTATACGGAGCACTTCGATCTTTTATTGATGCACTTGGTCAAACAAGAATAACAATGTTTATTACACTTGTTGGACTACCGGTAAATGCGATCTTTAACTACCTATTAATTTTTGGCAAAGGCGGTTTTCCTGAATTAGGCGGTATAGGAGCAGGTGTTGCAACCGCTATAACATATTGGGTAACCGCAGTAATAACTGTTCTAATCGTCGTTAAAGTGAATCCATTTAGAGGATATAAACTGTTTCGAAACTTCTATAAACCTTCATTAACCGCTTGGAAAGAACAGTTGAAAATTGGGGTTCCAATTGGTCTAGCTATCTTTTTCGAAGTAAGCATATTTGCAGCAGTTACTTTGTTAATGAGTGATTTTAACACGATAACGATTGCCGCCCATCAAGCGGCACTCAACTTTGCTTCATTCCTGTATATGCTGCCACTAAGCATCTCATTTGCGCTTACGATTGCAGTCGGTTTTGAAGTTGGTGCAAAACGCTTTAAAGACGCAGCTCAATATAGCTATATCGGAATTGTAACTGCGGTTGGATTCGCCCTCATTCTTTCAGGTCTGTTATTGATTTTTGATGAACAAGTAGCAAGCATGTATTCGAACGAAGACGAAGTGATTCAACTGACGACTTCGTTTTTATGGTATGCGGTGTTCTTTCAACTGGCAGATGCTATAGGAGCTCCGATACAAGGTGCGCTAAGAGGCTATAAAGATGTAAATGTAACCTTTATGCTTTCATTTATCTCATATTGGGTGCTTGGTCTACCAGTAGGGTATTATCTAGCTAATTTCACAACTCTTGGTGCTTACGGTTATTGGATCGGATTAATATCAGGTCTAACAGCTGGAGCTATTATTCTATTTACTCGATTAAAATATATTCAGTCCCATTCTTATTCCACTTCTGAACAAAAATAA
- a CDS encoding DMT family transporter yields the protein MNNTSLKIPVFIPLIIGIIAISFSSIFVKWSDAPVSVQGMYRLLFTLILMLPFVWKQARFMKQINWRETLLLILSGSFLALHFLFWMGSLKLTTVASSTILLSLQPVFVMIGAYIAFREKTSKAAIIGMVVAILGAVMIGWGDIGISAKHIQGDILSILGTIVVAVHMLIGQKLLKTFPATLYSFLVFFVAVIVFCLYNLTLDVPMTGYSDKEWEIFLLLAIIPTVFGHVLFNWLLKYVTAATISMAILGEPVGATLLAFLLLNESLSISQWSGGVIVLAGLYYFLQNTRKQKKSTTPAPLKPPVTSGPIVKKG from the coding sequence TTGAATAACACTTCTTTAAAGATACCTGTTTTTATCCCTTTAATTATAGGGATTATCGCAATATCATTTTCTTCCATTTTTGTTAAGTGGTCAGATGCTCCGGTCTCCGTTCAAGGGATGTATCGATTATTATTTACTTTGATCCTGATGTTGCCGTTTGTTTGGAAACAAGCACGATTTATGAAACAGATCAATTGGCGAGAAACCTTGTTACTAATTTTATCGGGATCCTTCCTAGCTCTTCATTTTTTATTCTGGATGGGATCATTAAAGTTAACTACTGTAGCAAGTTCAACGATATTACTTTCCCTACAGCCAGTTTTTGTAATGATTGGAGCATACATAGCGTTTCGGGAAAAAACGTCTAAAGCTGCGATCATTGGGATGGTGGTTGCCATTCTAGGCGCTGTTATGATTGGATGGGGAGACATTGGCATTTCGGCAAAACATATTCAAGGCGATATTTTATCCATTCTAGGGACGATTGTAGTTGCCGTTCATATGTTGATCGGTCAAAAGCTTCTTAAGACATTTCCTGCTACACTCTATAGTTTTTTGGTATTTTTTGTAGCAGTTATTGTATTTTGTCTCTACAATTTAACATTGGATGTACCTATGACTGGATATTCAGATAAAGAGTGGGAAATCTTTTTACTGCTTGCCATCATACCAACTGTGTTTGGACATGTATTGTTCAATTGGCTATTAAAATATGTAACAGCGGCTACGATATCAATGGCAATCTTGGGAGAACCTGTTGGTGCGACATTGTTAGCTTTTCTATTACTAAATGAATCGCTATCCATCTCACAATGGAGTGGAGGAGTCATCGTCTTAGCCGGACTTTATTACTTCTTGCAAAATACACGAAAACAAAAGAAAAGCACGACTCCTGCACCGCTCAAGCCGCCAGTAACATCAGGTCCAATTGTTAAAAAAGGGTAA